A region from the Cellvibrio sp. PSBB006 genome encodes:
- the nudC gene encoding NAD(+) diphosphatase, with protein sequence MVFIPATQPAQVATATCYIPVANGQLVNPVGSTWRPFSQAEFAATHLVINSQHFMGYLDRAACWAVDVEKPTDTATWQWQGLRSLLGMVNEEYFLLAGRALQVVQWHLDHQFCGRCGRPTVSNDDERAKVCHQCEIHFYPRLSPCVIVLITRGDECLLAQHARSKQAIYTALAGFVEAGERLEDTIHREILEEVGVAVHSPRYFHSQPWPFPHQLMLGFHAEYASGDIQIDNDEIVDARWWRYDQLPQVPPIATLAGQLIAHFVQQQTNQK encoded by the coding sequence ATGGTTTTTATTCCCGCCACACAGCCAGCCCAGGTCGCCACGGCGACCTGCTACATTCCCGTCGCAAACGGTCAATTAGTGAATCCTGTCGGGAGCACCTGGCGACCTTTTTCTCAGGCTGAATTTGCTGCAACCCATCTTGTTATCAATAGCCAACACTTTATGGGCTATCTCGATCGCGCGGCCTGCTGGGCTGTGGATGTGGAAAAGCCAACAGATACGGCTACATGGCAGTGGCAGGGCTTGCGCAGCCTGTTGGGGATGGTAAATGAAGAGTACTTCCTGCTGGCCGGTCGTGCATTGCAGGTAGTCCAGTGGCATCTGGATCACCAGTTCTGCGGACGCTGCGGCCGTCCTACCGTCAGCAATGATGATGAGCGCGCTAAAGTCTGCCATCAATGCGAAATCCACTTTTATCCCCGCTTGTCCCCCTGCGTTATCGTATTGATAACGCGCGGAGATGAATGTTTGCTGGCGCAGCATGCCCGCTCAAAACAGGCCATCTATACCGCGCTCGCCGGTTTTGTAGAGGCGGGTGAACGCCTGGAAGATACCATTCACCGCGAGATCCTTGAGGAAGTCGGAGTCGCTGTTCATTCGCCACGTTATTTTCATAGCCAACCCTGGCCATTTCCCCATCAGTTAATGCTTGGCTTTCACGCTGAGTATGCCTCCGGCGATATTCAGATCGACAACGATGAAATTGTGGATGCACGTTGGTGGCGCTACGATCAGTTGCCTCAGGTGCCGCCAATCGCTACTCTAGCGGGTCAATTGATCGCGCATTTTGTCCAACAGCAAACCAATCAAAAATAA
- a CDS encoding cation/multidrug efflux pump, with amino-acid sequence MLYTLIALVVITIGGLIAYKALSILLRGSWIMGWLRGMFGLILLTVALAVGLIAYDIFRYKQIMQEQVIATINFEKIEDQHFDAVLVDSKGNEHRYTLRGDQWQLDARVVKWKGYLGTFGLRPAYRLDRINGRYYDLEQERTASRTVYALNESLYNLDVWNWINKYPEWVPVVDAIYGSATYLPMADGALYEVSLSNTGLLARPLNAPAEDAIGAWR; translated from the coding sequence ATGTTATACACCCTCATAGCATTAGTGGTGATTACGATAGGTGGCTTAATCGCGTACAAGGCGTTGAGTATCCTGCTCCGCGGCAGTTGGATCATGGGATGGCTGCGAGGCATGTTCGGGTTGATCCTGTTAACGGTCGCCCTGGCGGTCGGGCTGATTGCATACGATATCTTTCGTTATAAACAGATTATGCAAGAGCAAGTGATCGCCACGATCAATTTTGAAAAGATAGAAGATCAGCATTTTGATGCGGTGCTGGTGGATAGCAAGGGCAATGAACATCGCTACACCTTGCGCGGCGATCAATGGCAACTGGATGCACGGGTCGTCAAATGGAAGGGTTATCTGGGAACCTTTGGCCTGCGTCCGGCCTATCGCCTGGATCGAATTAACGGACGCTATTACGATCTTGAACAGGAGCGCACCGCCAGCCGCACGGTATATGCATTAAATGAAAGCCTGTACAACCTGGACGTTTGGAACTGGATTAATAAATATCCGGAATGGGTTCCGGTGGTGGATGCGATTTACGGTAGCGCAACTTATCTGCCTATGGCTGACGGGGCACTTTATGAAGTTTCCCTGTCCAATACGGGGCTACTGGCACGTCCACTTAATGCGCCAGCTGAAGATGCGATAGGCGCCTGGCGATAG
- the sohB gene encoding protease SohB, protein MEFLTEYGLFLAKTVTIVVAIGVIVGLVFSAGQRHKKTDKGHIEVNKLNEKFEHMRDVLKEATLDSEQLKTLMKEEKKREKAERSEKKKAAKLAAKAKPESTTDEADASAKATDKKRVFVLDFHGDIKASACDNLREEISAVLSLATATDEVVVKLESGGGMVHSYGLAASQLARISNKKIPLTVCVDKVAASGGYMMACVADKIIAAPFAVLGSIGVIAQLPNFHKLLKKNNIDYEMFTAGEYKRTVTMFGENTDKGREKFKEDLEDTHVLFKEFVSEHRPQVDIAKVATGEVWFGRRAMEVNLVDGLHTSDEYLLTQADNADIYEVSYSFKKSLPEKLGIAAQGAVDRLLLTWWERLNYNRWF, encoded by the coding sequence TTGGAATTTTTAACGGAATACGGGTTGTTTCTTGCTAAAACAGTCACGATTGTAGTGGCGATTGGCGTTATTGTGGGCTTGGTCTTTTCGGCGGGACAGCGCCATAAAAAAACCGATAAAGGCCACATTGAAGTCAATAAGCTCAATGAAAAATTTGAGCATATGCGCGATGTGCTTAAAGAAGCAACACTTGATTCTGAGCAGCTAAAAACGCTGATGAAGGAAGAGAAAAAGCGTGAAAAAGCAGAGCGTTCAGAAAAGAAAAAAGCCGCTAAGCTTGCTGCGAAAGCCAAACCGGAAAGCACCACTGACGAAGCCGATGCAAGCGCAAAGGCAACGGATAAAAAACGTGTGTTTGTCCTCGATTTCCACGGGGATATAAAAGCATCTGCCTGCGATAACCTGCGCGAAGAAATCAGCGCAGTACTCAGTTTGGCTACAGCGACCGATGAGGTCGTTGTAAAGCTGGAAAGCGGTGGCGGAATGGTGCACAGCTATGGCTTGGCTGCCAGTCAGTTAGCACGTATCAGCAATAAAAAAATTCCCCTGACGGTTTGTGTGGATAAAGTCGCCGCCAGTGGCGGTTACATGATGGCGTGTGTTGCAGATAAAATTATTGCTGCACCTTTTGCTGTTCTGGGGTCTATCGGTGTCATTGCCCAGCTGCCCAATTTCCACAAACTGCTCAAGAAAAATAATATTGATTACGAGATGTTTACGGCGGGTGAGTACAAACGCACTGTTACCATGTTCGGTGAAAATACCGACAAGGGGCGCGAGAAATTCAAGGAAGACCTGGAAGACACTCATGTGTTATTTAAAGAGTTTGTCAGTGAACATCGTCCCCAGGTAGATATCGCAAAGGTTGCCACGGGTGAGGTTTGGTTCGGGCGTCGTGCAATGGAGGTTAATCTGGTGGATGGCTTGCACACCAGTGATGAATATCTGCTCACACAAGCTGACAATGCCGACATCTACGAAGTGAGTTACAGTTTCAAAAAATCCTTACCGGAAAAATTGGGTATCGCCGCGCAAGGCGCCGTGGATCGCCTGCTGTTGACCTGGTGGGAGCGACTGAACTACAACCGTTGGTTTTAA
- a CDS encoding extracellular solute-binding protein, whose product MKHTRFFNARVVNYLSSCFLLISSAVMAADAADKKADKESRIVEAHAIAMHGEPKYPANFTHFEYASPKALKGGSLRELAIGTFDSLNSFITKGTPASNIALIYDTLTTASMDEPFTQYGLVAEKIEYPEDRSWVIYHLNPKARFHDGTKITADDVVFSFNTLTTKGAPLYSYYYADIKTAEALDKQRVKFSFKNTTNKELALIIGQLPVLPAHYWKDKPFDQSSLDIPLGSGPYKVKRIDAGRSIVFERVKDYWGKDLAVNVGHYNFDEIIVDYYRDDTVAIEALKAGQLDFRYERIAKSWFTNYDIPAAKEGLLKKQTIRDYSPRGMQAFIMNLRRAPFDNIKFREALNYAFDYEWTNRNLFYDSYTRTDSYFFNSDLASSGVPEGRELEILAPHKKELPASVFNEPYKNPVTDGSGNNRANLRKAQQLLEDAGYKIAQGKLIDPKTQKPVVIEYLERDPSFERVLNPYVQNLKRLGIEMNVRVVDMSQFINRVQGHDFDMTSLTMGQSQSPGNEQRDYWSSSAADTQGSSNYMGIKNPAIDALIELVINAPDREELVVRTRALDRALLHHHFVVPHWNLIEHRLVYWDKFGQPEIAPAFDRVFSTGILTWWVDPEKAKRINARKK is encoded by the coding sequence ATGAAGCACACCCGGTTTTTCAACGCTCGTGTTGTTAACTATCTATCATCCTGCTTCTTGTTGATTTCCAGCGCTGTGATGGCCGCTGATGCTGCGGATAAAAAAGCTGACAAGGAATCCAGAATTGTCGAAGCTCACGCTATCGCCATGCATGGAGAACCCAAATACCCCGCCAATTTTACCCATTTCGAATACGCGTCGCCCAAGGCATTAAAAGGTGGCAGCCTCAGAGAACTTGCGATAGGCACTTTCGACAGTCTCAATTCGTTTATCACCAAGGGAACGCCGGCCAGCAATATTGCGCTGATCTATGACACACTCACGACGGCATCAATGGATGAGCCGTTCACGCAATATGGCTTGGTCGCCGAAAAAATTGAATATCCGGAAGACCGCAGCTGGGTGATTTACCATCTGAACCCCAAGGCCAGATTTCACGACGGCACAAAAATAACTGCTGATGATGTGGTGTTTTCGTTCAATACCTTAACAACCAAAGGCGCCCCACTTTACAGTTATTATTATGCCGATATCAAAACGGCTGAGGCGCTCGACAAGCAGCGGGTAAAATTCAGTTTTAAAAATACGACCAACAAGGAACTGGCACTGATTATCGGCCAGCTACCCGTATTACCGGCTCACTATTGGAAAGACAAACCTTTTGACCAGAGCAGCCTCGATATTCCATTAGGCAGCGGCCCCTATAAAGTCAAGCGTATAGACGCCGGACGCTCGATTGTTTTTGAGCGGGTCAAAGATTATTGGGGCAAGGACCTTGCGGTGAATGTAGGTCATTATAATTTTGATGAAATTATTGTCGATTATTACCGCGATGACACAGTAGCGATTGAAGCCCTAAAAGCGGGACAGCTGGATTTTCGGTACGAACGCATCGCCAAATCCTGGTTTACTAACTATGATATACCGGCAGCGAAAGAAGGTTTGTTAAAAAAACAAACTATTCGTGATTACAGCCCGCGCGGCATGCAAGCGTTTATCATGAATCTACGTCGCGCGCCGTTCGACAATATCAAATTCCGCGAAGCGCTTAATTATGCGTTCGATTATGAATGGACCAATCGCAATCTTTTTTACGACTCTTACACAAGAACCGACAGCTACTTTTTTAACTCTGACCTGGCCTCCAGCGGTGTACCAGAAGGACGGGAACTGGAGATACTCGCGCCGCACAAAAAAGAATTGCCTGCCAGTGTATTTAATGAGCCCTATAAAAATCCCGTCACCGATGGCAGCGGCAACAATCGCGCAAACTTACGCAAAGCTCAGCAACTGTTGGAAGATGCCGGTTACAAAATTGCCCAGGGTAAATTAATTGATCCCAAGACGCAGAAGCCGGTGGTTATTGAGTACCTTGAACGCGACCCTTCTTTCGAGCGGGTATTAAATCCTTATGTCCAAAACCTGAAGCGCCTTGGTATTGAGATGAATGTGCGAGTCGTTGACATGTCGCAATTTATTAATCGCGTACAGGGACATGATTTTGATATGACCAGCCTGACCATGGGGCAGTCGCAATCGCCGGGTAACGAACAGCGCGATTACTGGTCATCCAGCGCAGCCGACACGCAAGGCTCCAGCAATTACATGGGAATTAAAAACCCGGCAATTGATGCGTTGATTGAACTTGTTATCAATGCGCCTGATCGCGAAGAGCTTGTCGTTCGCACGCGCGCCCTTGATCGAGCGCTGTTACACCACCATTTCGTCGTGCCTCACTGGAATCTGATTGAACATCGCCTGGTTTATTGGGATAAGTTCGGGCAGCCAGAAATCGCGCCGGCTTTTGATCGAGTCTTCAGTACCGGTATTCTCACATGGTGGGTAGACCCGGAAAAAGCCAAGCGTATTAATGCCCGCAAAAAGTAA
- the rnhA gene encoding ribonuclease HI: MKHVEIFTDGACRGNPGPGGWGALLRFGTIEKSLHGGEKLTTNNRMELMAAIEGLSALKEPCEVVITTDSQYVRKGITEWLAGWKRNGWRTASKQPVKNADLWQRLDELNQRHKVEWHWVKGHSGHRENELADLLANRGIDEFSH; encoded by the coding sequence TTGAAACATGTTGAGATATTCACCGATGGTGCCTGTCGGGGTAACCCTGGTCCCGGTGGCTGGGGTGCGTTATTGCGCTTTGGCACGATAGAAAAATCCCTGCACGGGGGTGAGAAACTGACGACCAATAATCGTATGGAGCTGATGGCAGCCATTGAAGGGCTTTCAGCCTTGAAAGAGCCCTGCGAGGTCGTGATCACCACTGACTCCCAATATGTGCGCAAGGGAATAACCGAATGGCTGGCTGGCTGGAAGCGCAATGGCTGGCGCACTGCGAGCAAGCAACCGGTAAAAAATGCCGATCTGTGGCAACGGCTTGATGAACTTAACCAGCGTCATAAAGTGGAATGGCACTGGGTCAAGGGCCACAGCGGACATCGCGAGAATGAACTGGCCGATCTGCTGGCCAATCGCGGCATTGATGAATTTTCACATTAA
- a CDS encoding LysM peptidoglycan-binding domain-containing protein codes for MIMFNRHPSLRLFTLSLVLFSLSACNLLKPQSTTDTSGLTDSLPDFESDEYHLEQRANLEDKIVEEVNKVTEIEYVDIWARIRSGYGLPTVSNAKVDAHLKWYANNQTHLDRVTERSQRYLHYVVSEMESNNMPLELALLPMIESTYNPFAYSRAKAAGIWQFVSGTGKSFGLKQNWWYDGRRDVVASTDAAIRYLQRLHAMFDNDWLLALAAYNSGEGRVRRAIEKNRRAGKPTDFWSLSLPKETRSYIPHLLALSQIIRTPEIYNVSLHDIPNDPYFTMINLDAQIDLMQAARLADIDLTELQHLNAGYNRWLTSPSGEHVLLVPVADAENFTNQLDNMPKLPPISWSEHKVVKGDVLGTIARRHKTTVDAIKSVNRLKNNNIRIGQVLLVPSAAITMPEYTSSEDLMYGYGKKKPGAGAQYHNVRSGDNLWTIARRYDTSVKSLTRLNNISAKTLLKPGQKLLVSNKSNAIVDKTVVAENGLHKLVYQIQSGDTLYSIANRFRLSTKDILSWNSVKDASYIHPGQSLTLYVHEQHIN; via the coding sequence ATGATAATGTTTAACCGCCACCCAAGCTTGCGACTATTTACCCTGTCCCTGGTTTTATTTTCGCTCTCCGCCTGTAACCTGCTCAAGCCCCAATCAACCACCGATACCAGCGGATTAACAGACTCCCTGCCCGATTTTGAATCTGACGAATACCACTTGGAACAACGAGCCAATCTCGAAGACAAGATCGTTGAGGAGGTCAATAAAGTTACCGAAATAGAGTATGTCGATATCTGGGCTCGTATCCGCAGTGGCTATGGATTACCGACTGTCAGTAATGCGAAAGTTGATGCCCATTTGAAATGGTATGCCAACAATCAAACCCATCTTGATCGGGTTACCGAGCGCAGCCAGCGTTACCTGCATTACGTCGTTTCCGAGATGGAAAGCAATAATATGCCCCTGGAATTGGCCCTCTTGCCGATGATTGAGAGCACCTACAATCCGTTTGCCTATTCACGTGCCAAAGCAGCAGGCATCTGGCAATTCGTGTCCGGCACCGGAAAAAGCTTTGGTTTGAAACAAAACTGGTGGTATGACGGCCGCCGCGACGTTGTTGCCTCAACGGACGCCGCCATTCGTTACCTGCAACGCCTTCACGCCATGTTCGACAACGACTGGTTATTAGCCCTGGCAGCTTACAACTCCGGGGAAGGACGCGTGCGACGCGCCATCGAAAAAAATCGCCGAGCGGGCAAACCCACTGACTTCTGGTCGCTCTCTTTACCCAAGGAAACCCGCTCCTATATTCCCCACCTGCTCGCACTCTCACAAATTATCCGTACGCCCGAAATCTACAATGTCAGTCTGCACGACATACCTAATGATCCTTACTTCACCATGATCAATCTCGATGCGCAGATCGATCTCATGCAGGCCGCCCGTCTGGCAGATATTGATTTAACCGAGTTGCAGCATCTTAATGCCGGCTATAACCGTTGGCTCACGTCACCGTCCGGTGAGCATGTTCTACTGGTACCCGTCGCCGATGCCGAAAACTTCACCAACCAACTTGATAACATGCCCAAGCTTCCGCCGATCAGCTGGAGCGAACATAAAGTGGTTAAAGGCGATGTCCTCGGCACCATCGCACGCCGCCATAAAACAACGGTAGATGCCATCAAATCCGTCAATCGTTTGAAAAACAACAATATCCGTATCGGCCAGGTTCTGTTGGTTCCCAGTGCCGCGATAACCATGCCCGAATACACCAGCTCTGAAGATCTGATGTATGGCTACGGCAAAAAGAAACCGGGCGCCGGAGCCCAATACCACAACGTGCGTTCGGGTGATAATTTGTGGACTATCGCCCGTCGCTATGACACAAGTGTTAAAAGCCTGACAAGGCTGAATAACATCAGCGCAAAGACCTTACTCAAACCCGGGCAAAAACTTTTGGTATCGAACAAGTCCAATGCCATTGTCGATAAAACTGTTGTTGCAGAGAATGGTCTACATAAACTCGTTTATCAGATTCAGAGCGGCGACACGCTGTACAGTATTGCCAACCGCTTTCGTTTATCGACCAAAGATATTCTCAGTTGGAATTCCGTGAAAGATGCGAGCTACATTCATCCAGGGCAATCGCTGACCTTGTATGTGCATGAGCAGCATATTAATTAA
- the dnaQ gene encoding DNA polymerase III subunit epsilon — translation MRQVVLDTETTGLETAQDHRIIEIGCVELFNRRLTGRHYHQYINPEREVDAGAFEVHGISNEMLADKPVFAKIAEDFLDFIGDAELVIHNAPFDIGFIDHELRKLNPAHQSITRRCNVVDSLLLARSKHPGQKNNLDALCKRYGVDNSQRELHGALLDAEILADVYLLMTGGQTALSLSGNQSKGDGAAAVSEIRRLNPGRRPLPVIAATLDELTAHEEKLAAIDKSSGGNCVWLQVADA, via the coding sequence ATGCGTCAGGTTGTACTGGATACCGAAACCACAGGTCTTGAAACCGCTCAGGATCACAGGATCATTGAGATTGGTTGTGTTGAACTCTTCAACCGCCGCCTGACGGGGCGGCATTATCACCAGTACATCAACCCGGAACGCGAGGTGGACGCAGGGGCCTTTGAAGTGCACGGTATCAGCAATGAGATGCTCGCAGACAAACCGGTATTTGCGAAAATTGCCGAGGATTTTCTGGACTTTATCGGTGATGCCGAACTGGTTATCCATAACGCGCCCTTTGATATCGGCTTTATCGACCACGAACTGCGCAAGCTTAATCCTGCCCACCAATCCATAACCCGCCGCTGCAATGTGGTCGACAGCCTTCTGTTGGCACGAAGTAAGCACCCCGGGCAGAAAAATAATCTGGATGCCCTGTGCAAACGCTATGGCGTAGACAATTCCCAGCGCGAGCTCCACGGCGCGTTGCTGGATGCCGAGATTCTGGCCGACGTGTATCTGCTAATGACAGGCGGCCAAACGGCGCTGTCATTGAGTGGTAACCAGTCCAAGGGGGATGGCGCCGCTGCCGTCAGCGAAATTCGCCGCCTGAACCCCGGCCGTCGGCCTTTGCCCGTCATCGCCGCGACTCTTGACGAGTTGACGGCTCATGAAGAAAAACTGGCGGCTATCGACAAAAGCAGCGGTGGCAATTGCGTTTGGCTGCAAGTTGCCGATGCGTGA
- a CDS encoding methyltransferase domain-containing protein yields the protein MSHQSLGPLRQFWRKHFGVLPEEESIRDMVSWFETPLGEALLSEEGESIEQALHCLFGYHLLQMSISPRLDLGHSSRITHRFSLSPVSDENPSLSALCDFAELPLPEESIDVVLLHHVLDYSQSPHQLLRESARVLIPRGHLVILGFNPWSVFGTCRWFARFFSRKPRWRHQSLRLGRILDWLTLLDFESVDIQQGFYRLPLQHPGAIKHLHWLERWGKRLRLPWGGYYMIVARKERIALTPLKPAWRTLKPVPGLGITKLHGRVKSPSIKVAKTNQNDREE from the coding sequence ATGTCGCATCAGTCATTGGGGCCACTGCGCCAGTTCTGGCGAAAGCACTTCGGTGTTTTGCCTGAAGAAGAGTCAATCCGGGATATGGTCAGCTGGTTTGAAACACCGCTCGGTGAAGCCCTGTTGAGTGAGGAGGGGGAATCTATCGAACAAGCCTTGCATTGCTTGTTTGGATACCATCTATTGCAAATGAGCATTAGTCCTCGACTGGATCTGGGGCATTCCAGTCGCATTACCCACCGCTTTTCCTTGAGCCCGGTGTCCGATGAAAACCCCAGTCTATCTGCCTTGTGCGACTTCGCCGAATTGCCGCTTCCGGAGGAGTCGATTGATGTCGTACTCCTGCATCATGTCCTGGATTACAGCCAAAGCCCCCATCAGTTATTAAGGGAATCGGCCCGTGTGCTTATTCCGCGGGGGCATCTCGTTATTCTGGGGTTCAATCCCTGGAGTGTGTTCGGCACCTGCCGTTGGTTTGCCCGCTTCTTCAGCCGCAAGCCGCGCTGGCGCCATCAGTCCTTGCGGCTGGGGCGGATTCTGGACTGGCTGACGTTGTTGGATTTCGAGTCAGTGGATATCCAGCAAGGTTTCTATCGTTTACCCTTGCAGCATCCAGGCGCCATCAAACATTTGCATTGGCTTGAGCGCTGGGGTAAAAGGCTGCGTCTGCCTTGGGGTGGCTATTACATGATTGTGGCGCGTAAGGAGCGTATTGCGTTGACACCCCTGAAGCCTGCATGGCGCACGCTAAAACCGGTACCGGGGTTAGGTATTACCAAGCTTCACGGGCGGGTCAAAAGTCCTTCCATCAAGGTCGCGAAGACCAATCAAAACGATAGGGAAGAGTAA
- a CDS encoding pilus assembly protein encodes MSNSETLNLASLKMVQDELVATIEQSAVGLEQFANDRNNGELLQNCIDGIKQIRGTLSLIQLKGVDLLAEELVEHITEITLGEETKTNRKLELLTSAFFILPRYLEYCTQTSRSMAMLLIPHINELRQARKAPLVPESHFYQYEPPTGVARPASAAPLNEDLMALVRRLRHMYQTGLLKVLQGVQVKPSLGMMCRAMDRLDAASGTAPFGNLWWVASAAFTAISDKDMQLTKGRKLLFSALDREIKRLQMEGKQSLARQPDKNLLKDLLYIVALSRATDDKVRAVATAYDIKPVRYTDAELAREMEFLKGPSANTLNSMAAVLSDELRSTKNILERAAQGGAELLSETPELVDTLKKVADILSVVGLVAPSTSLKQEIEKIAHWQKTKKPVSPDELLGVADTLLYVESTISGLGKVNLSDEKLAQINALSRDDAMAHSQIAEAERLVIEEAESGLAMVKRALSSFIESNYDKAHIHNIVGTLDSVRGGMFVLGLSRAAKVLAKCIEFIEVSLLRNEQMAAVQHMLETFADAIISLEYYLDSIKIDKNADTSVLEIAEESLEALGYRV; translated from the coding sequence GTGAGCAATAGCGAAACTCTCAATCTAGCCTCCCTGAAGATGGTTCAGGATGAATTGGTTGCCACTATTGAACAATCTGCCGTGGGGCTTGAGCAATTCGCCAATGACCGCAATAACGGTGAATTGCTGCAAAATTGTATCGACGGTATTAAGCAGATTCGCGGCACATTGAGTCTGATTCAGCTCAAAGGTGTAGACCTGCTGGCGGAGGAGTTGGTGGAACATATCACCGAGATTACCCTGGGTGAGGAAACCAAAACCAATCGTAAATTGGAGTTGTTGACCTCGGCTTTTTTTATCCTGCCGCGCTACCTTGAATACTGCACGCAAACCTCCCGCAGTATGGCCATGCTGCTGATCCCCCATATCAATGAGTTGCGCCAGGCGCGTAAAGCCCCTCTGGTACCCGAAAGCCATTTCTACCAATACGAGCCGCCGACTGGTGTTGCACGCCCGGCATCCGCTGCGCCATTGAACGAAGACTTAATGGCGTTGGTGCGCCGTTTGCGTCACATGTACCAAACCGGTCTGTTGAAGGTGCTCCAGGGTGTACAGGTTAAACCCTCTCTGGGCATGATGTGTCGCGCCATGGATCGTTTGGACGCTGCCAGTGGTACAGCACCTTTCGGTAATCTCTGGTGGGTAGCCTCAGCGGCTTTTACAGCGATCTCGGACAAAGATATGCAGCTGACCAAGGGGCGCAAGTTGCTGTTCAGTGCCCTGGATCGCGAGATAAAACGGTTACAGATGGAAGGGAAGCAGTCTCTCGCGCGTCAGCCGGACAAGAATTTATTGAAAGACCTGTTGTACATTGTGGCGCTGTCCCGGGCGACAGATGACAAAGTCAGGGCTGTTGCGACGGCTTACGATATTAAACCGGTTCGTTATACCGATGCCGAGCTGGCTCGTGAGATGGAGTTCCTCAAAGGACCGAGCGCCAATACCTTAAATTCCATGGCGGCCGTGTTGAGCGATGAATTGCGCAGCACAAAAAATATCCTGGAGCGGGCAGCCCAAGGCGGTGCTGAACTGTTGAGTGAAACGCCCGAGCTGGTGGATACGCTGAAAAAGGTGGCCGATATCCTGTCGGTAGTCGGCTTGGTTGCACCCAGCACCAGTCTGAAACAGGAAATCGAAAAGATTGCCCATTGGCAAAAAACCAAAAAGCCGGTGAGCCCGGACGAATTATTGGGTGTAGCGGACACCTTGCTGTACGTTGAAAGTACGATTTCAGGTCTGGGCAAGGTCAATCTTTCCGACGAAAAGCTCGCGCAGATCAATGCGTTATCCCGCGATGATGCCATGGCCCACAGCCAGATCGCTGAGGCTGAGCGCCTGGTTATCGAAGAGGCTGAGTCCGGGCTGGCTATGGTCAAACGCGCCTTGAGTTCTTTTATAGAATCCAATTACGACAAAGCGCATATCCACAATATTGTCGGTACGCTCGACAGCGTGCGTGGCGGTATGTTTGTGCTGGGTTTATCCCGGGCAGCCAAGGTGCTGGCAAAATGCATTGAATTTATCGAGGTGTCGCTGCTGCGCAACGAGCAAATGGCGGCTGTGCAACATATGCTGGAAACCTTTGCCGACGCCATCATCAGCCTTGAATATTACCTCGACAGTATCAAGATCGATAAAAATGCTGATACCAGCGTGCTGGAAATTGCCGAAGAGAGCCTGGAGGCATTAGGTTATCGGGTGTAA
- the gloB gene encoding hydroxyacylglutathione hydrolase: MLTVYSIPALESNYFWLLQPVPEKPDAYILDPGDAQPVLDCLRRHQLNLAGIIITHHHWDHTDGINDLLAQFPVSVYGPDSQRIPQVTHKLHGGDTLELPDLQLDVLAVPGHTLDHLAYLHTDSEPTKLFCGDSLFAGGCGRMFEGQPEQMLASLNKLAALPENTLIYCSHEYTLANLQFALKIEPDNKALTDRLQQTQQLRQQHLSTLPSTIALERRTNPFLRCHLPTVKAAAERHAGTLLTSDADVFGAIRRWKDQA; this comes from the coding sequence GTGTTAACTGTTTACTCTATCCCGGCCCTTGAGAGCAATTATTTCTGGTTGCTGCAACCGGTGCCGGAAAAGCCGGACGCCTATATTCTCGATCCGGGCGATGCGCAGCCGGTTCTGGATTGTCTGCGACGGCACCAGTTGAATCTGGCTGGAATTATTATCACCCACCATCACTGGGATCACACGGATGGTATCAATGATTTATTGGCCCAGTTCCCCGTGTCGGTTTACGGCCCCGATTCCCAGCGAATTCCGCAAGTAACTCATAAACTGCATGGCGGCGATACCCTCGAATTGCCTGACCTGCAACTGGATGTATTGGCCGTACCCGGCCATACACTGGATCACCTGGCCTACCTTCACACCGACAGCGAACCGACAAAGCTCTTTTGCGGAGACAGTCTGTTCGCCGGGGGCTGCGGACGAATGTTTGAAGGCCAGCCAGAACAAATGCTCGCGTCACTTAACAAGCTCGCCGCCTTACCTGAGAACACGCTGATTTACTGCTCCCATGAATACACCCTCGCTAACCTGCAGTTCGCCCTCAAGATTGAGCCTGACAACAAAGCGCTTACGGACCGTTTGCAACAAACACAGCAGCTGCGCCAACAACACCTGAGCACCCTGCCCTCCACCATTGCACTTGAACGACGCACCAATCCTTTTTTGCGTTGTCATTTACCGACCGTCAAGGCCGCCGCCGAGCGCCATGCCGGCACCCTGTTAACCTCGGATGCAGACGTTTTTGGGGCAATCCGGCGCTGGAAAGATCAAGCCTGA